In Sphingobium amiense, a genomic segment contains:
- a CDS encoding tyrosine-type recombinase/integrase encodes MTALATHLAAFLREHLPRERNVSPHTVTTYANCFALLVRFAANHLKRRPTDLTIEDFDPALIMAFLDHSEEARKNSPRTRNARLAAIRAFFRYVEYRVPACLDLALRVRAVPTKRTDTTLIDYLTRDEITALLDAPDPQSRLGTRDRAMLHLAYAGGLRVAELLSLQMQDFPERSLATVHIIGKGRRERILPLWRETQASLRAWLAVRPQCQAMEIFLNAHGEPMTRDGFAFRLAKHVATAAKKQPSLLRKRVTPHVLRHSCAMHTLAATGDIRKVALWLGHASIQSTEAYLRADPEEKLQILAAHGSPLVKPGRFRPPADPLIMMLNDVRKRASPRGRSAPGIQSP; translated from the coding sequence ATGACCGCGCTCGCCACCCATCTCGCTGCGTTCCTGCGCGAACATCTGCCTCGCGAACGCAACGTCAGCCCACATACGGTGACGACCTACGCGAACTGCTTCGCGCTTCTGGTCCGGTTCGCAGCCAACCACCTGAAGCGGCGCCCCACCGACTTGACGATTGAGGATTTCGATCCCGCGCTGATCATGGCGTTTCTCGACCATTCGGAGGAGGCAAGGAAGAACAGTCCCAGAACCCGCAATGCCAGGCTTGCGGCGATCCGGGCGTTCTTCCGTTACGTCGAGTATCGCGTCCCAGCCTGCCTCGATCTCGCGCTGCGTGTACGTGCCGTGCCGACAAAGCGGACCGACACGACCCTGATCGACTATCTGACGCGGGACGAGATCACCGCGCTGCTCGATGCACCCGATCCTCAGTCTCGCCTGGGCACCCGGGATCGCGCCATGTTGCACCTCGCCTACGCTGGCGGTCTGCGGGTCGCCGAGTTGTTGTCGCTACAGATGCAGGACTTTCCGGAACGCTCGCTCGCAACGGTCCACATCATTGGCAAGGGGCGGCGCGAACGCATCCTCCCTCTCTGGCGCGAGACACAGGCAAGTCTTCGGGCCTGGCTTGCTGTTCGCCCGCAATGTCAGGCGATGGAGATATTTCTGAACGCTCATGGCGAGCCGATGACGCGCGACGGATTTGCGTTCAGGCTCGCCAAGCATGTAGCCACGGCGGCGAAGAAGCAGCCGTCGCTGCTGCGCAAGCGGGTCACGCCCCACGTGCTCCGGCATTCCTGCGCGATGCACACGCTCGCTGCGACCGGCGACATCCGCAAAGTGGCGCTCTGGCTTGGGCATGCCAGTATCCAGAGCACGGAAGCCTATCTGCGGGCCGACCCCGAGGAAAAGCTGCAAATCCTCGCTGCGCATGGGTCGCCATTGGTCAAGCCAGGCCGCTTCAGGCCGCCAGCGGATCCGCTGATCATGATGCTCAACGACGTTCGAAAACGAGCATCGCCCCGGGGCCGTAGCGCGCCTGGCATCCAGTCACCTTAA
- the fdhF gene encoding formate dehydrogenase subunit alpha — protein MSFSREMDRGTPPAVAGDRSVTLTIDGQSVTLPEGTSIMRAASLLGGSIPKLCATDSLESFGSCRLCLVEVEGRNGYPASCTTPVAEGMVVRTQTERLKQLRRGVMELYISDHPLDCLTCAANGDCELQDQAGAVGLRDVRYGYDGATNMGQAKDQSNPYFDFDPSKCIVCSRCVRACDEVQGTFALTVENKGFESKVVASQGEGFLGSECVSCGACVQACPTASLIEKKVVETGTPDRAVVTTCAYCGVGCTFRAEMRGEELVRMVPWKEGKANRGHSCVKGRFAWGYAQHQDRVLNPMIRASVDEPWREVSWEEAIAYTASEFRRIQNKYGMRSIGGITSSRCTNEETFLVQKLIRQGFRNNNVDTCARVCHSPTGYGLGQTFGTSAGTQDFDSVAQADVILVIGANPTDGHPVLASRMKKRLRQGAKLIVIDPRRTDLVRSPHIAAEHHLALRPGTNVAMMTALAHVIVTEKLYDESFIRERCDWDEFADWADFVSDPARSPEAIEPLTGVGAQDVRAAARLYATGGNGAIYYGLGVTEHSQGSSTVMAIANLAMATGNVGRDGVGVNPLRGQNNVQGACDMGSFPHEFSGYRHVSDGKTRTLFEEAWGVPLDGEPGLRIPNMLDAAVDGAFKGLFVQGEDILQSDPNTHHVAAGLAAMECVVVQDLFLNETANYAHIFLPGSTFLEKDGTFTNAERRIQRVRKVMAPLNGYADWEIVQLVANAMGLGWSYDHPAQIMEEIAALTPTFTGVSYDRLEAEGSLQWPANDAAPHGTPLMHIDGFVRGKGKFIVTDYVPTDEKTGPRFPLLLTTGRILSHYNVGAQTRRTANTAWHPEDRLEIHPSDAENRGLKDGDWVTLRSRAGETTLRALVTERVAPGVVYTTFHHPETQANVITTDYSDWATNCPEYKVTAVQVSASNGPSDWQQDYARQAERSRRIGVPAAAE, from the coding sequence ATGAGTTTCTCGCGCGAAATGGATCGCGGCACGCCGCCTGCGGTCGCGGGTGACAGGAGCGTGACGCTGACCATCGACGGCCAGAGCGTGACCCTGCCCGAAGGCACCAGCATCATGCGCGCTGCCTCGCTGCTGGGCGGTTCCATCCCCAAGCTCTGCGCCACCGATAGCCTCGAAAGTTTCGGTTCCTGCCGCCTGTGCCTTGTCGAGGTGGAGGGGCGCAACGGCTATCCGGCGTCCTGCACCACGCCGGTGGCCGAAGGTATGGTCGTCCGCACCCAGACCGAACGGCTCAAGCAGTTGCGGCGCGGGGTGATGGAACTCTACATCTCCGACCATCCGCTCGACTGCCTGACCTGCGCAGCCAATGGCGATTGCGAACTGCAGGATCAGGCCGGCGCGGTCGGCCTGCGCGATGTGCGCTATGGCTATGACGGCGCGACCAACATGGGGCAGGCGAAAGACCAGTCCAACCCCTATTTCGATTTCGATCCCAGCAAGTGCATCGTCTGCTCGCGCTGCGTGCGCGCATGCGACGAAGTGCAGGGGACGTTCGCGCTCACTGTCGAGAATAAGGGGTTTGAATCCAAGGTCGTCGCGTCGCAGGGAGAAGGCTTCCTCGGATCGGAATGTGTGTCCTGCGGGGCGTGCGTTCAGGCCTGCCCCACCGCGAGCCTGATCGAGAAGAAAGTGGTCGAAACCGGCACGCCCGACCGCGCAGTCGTCACCACCTGCGCCTATTGCGGCGTGGGCTGCACCTTCCGCGCGGAAATGCGGGGCGAGGAACTGGTGCGCATGGTGCCGTGGAAGGAAGGCAAGGCGAACCGGGGTCATAGCTGCGTCAAGGGCCGCTTCGCCTGGGGCTATGCCCAGCATCAGGACCGCGTTCTCAATCCCATGATCCGCGCGTCGGTGGATGAACCGTGGCGGGAAGTTTCGTGGGAGGAGGCGATTGCCTATACCGCGTCCGAGTTCCGCCGCATCCAGAACAAATATGGCATGCGCAGCATCGGTGGCATCACGTCGAGCCGCTGCACCAACGAGGAAACTTTCCTCGTCCAGAAGCTGATCCGGCAGGGTTTCCGCAACAACAATGTGGACACCTGCGCGCGGGTTTGCCACTCGCCCACCGGCTATGGCCTCGGCCAGACTTTCGGCACATCGGCGGGCACGCAGGATTTCGACAGCGTCGCCCAGGCCGATGTCATCCTGGTGATCGGCGCCAATCCGACCGACGGTCATCCGGTGCTCGCGTCGCGCATGAAGAAGCGGCTTCGGCAGGGCGCGAAGCTGATCGTGATCGACCCCCGCCGGACGGATCTGGTGCGTTCTCCGCACATCGCCGCGGAACATCATCTGGCGCTGCGCCCGGGCACCAATGTCGCGATGATGACGGCGCTCGCCCATGTCATCGTCACCGAGAAGCTCTATGACGAAAGCTTCATTCGCGAGCGGTGCGACTGGGACGAATTTGCCGACTGGGCCGATTTCGTGTCCGACCCCGCGCGCTCGCCCGAAGCCATCGAGCCGCTGACCGGCGTCGGGGCGCAAGATGTGCGCGCGGCGGCGCGGCTCTATGCCACGGGCGGCAATGGCGCGATCTATTACGGCCTTGGCGTCACCGAACATAGTCAGGGCAGTTCGACGGTCATGGCCATCGCCAATCTCGCCATGGCCACCGGCAATGTCGGGCGCGACGGCGTAGGGGTCAATCCTCTGCGCGGCCAGAATAATGTGCAGGGCGCGTGTGACATGGGCAGCTTCCCGCATGAATTTTCGGGCTATCGCCATGTGTCGGACGGCAAGACCCGCACCCTGTTCGAAGAGGCGTGGGGCGTGCCGCTGGACGGCGAGCCGGGCCTGCGCATCCCCAATATGCTCGACGCGGCGGTCGATGGCGCGTTCAAGGGGCTGTTCGTTCAGGGGGAGGATATTCTCCAGTCCGATCCCAATACCCACCATGTCGCCGCCGGCCTTGCCGCCATGGAATGCGTGGTCGTGCAGGATCTGTTCCTGAACGAAACCGCCAACTACGCCCATATCTTCCTGCCCGGATCGACCTTCCTGGAAAAGGACGGGACGTTCACCAATGCGGAGCGCCGCATCCAGCGGGTCCGCAAGGTCATGGCGCCGCTCAACGGCTATGCCGACTGGGAGATCGTGCAACTGGTGGCGAACGCCATGGGGCTGGGCTGGAGCTACGACCATCCCGCGCAGATCATGGAAGAGATCGCGGCGCTCACCCCGACCTTCACCGGCGTCAGCTATGACAGGCTGGAGGCGGAGGGGTCGCTGCAATGGCCCGCCAACGATGCGGCGCCCCACGGAACGCCGCTGATGCACATTGACGGGTTCGTGCGGGGCAAGGGCAAGTTCATCGTTACAGACTATGTGCCGACCGACGAGAAGACCGGGCCGCGCTTCCCGCTCCTGCTCACGACCGGGCGCATCCTGTCCCACTATAATGTCGGCGCGCAGACCCGTCGCACCGCCAACACCGCCTGGCACCCCGAGGACCGGCTGGAAATCCATCCCAGCGATGCCGAGAACCGGGGTCTGAAGGATGGCGACTGGGTGACGCTGCGCAGCCGGGCGGGGGAAACGACGCTGCGCGCGCTGGTAACGGAGCGCGTTGCGCCGGGCGTCGTCTACACGACCTTCCACCATCCCGAAACGCAGGCGAATGTCATCACCACCGACTATTCGGACTGGGCCACCAACTGCCCGGAATATAAGGTGACGGCGGTGCAGGTGTCGGCGAGCAACGGGCCGAGCGACTGGCAGCAGGACTATGCCCGGCAGGCCGAACGCAGCCGCCGTATCGGCGTCCCCGCAGCGGCAGAGTAG
- the fghA gene encoding S-formylglutathione hydrolase translates to MKTVSTVRSHGGVQGGYSHPSRETGTEMTFSVFVPPHAEGAALPVVWYLSGLTCTHANVTEKGEFRAACAELGLILVAPDTSPRGEGVADDAQGAYDFGLGAGFYVDAMQPPFAPHYRMWSYVTEELPALVADQFPADPARQSIMGHSMGGHGALTIGLTFADRYRAVSAFAPIVAPSQVPWGQKALGGYLGVDRSGWRRHDAVALIEDGARLPDLLVDQGDADPFLAEQLRPELLAEACRSAGQPLTLRMQPGYDHSYYFISTFMGEHLRWHAERLAV, encoded by the coding sequence ATGAAGACCGTTTCCACCGTCAGGAGCCACGGCGGCGTTCAGGGCGGCTATAGCCACCCGTCGCGCGAAACGGGAACGGAGATGACCTTCTCCGTCTTCGTGCCCCCGCACGCCGAAGGTGCGGCCCTGCCGGTCGTCTGGTATCTATCGGGCCTGACCTGCACCCACGCCAATGTCACCGAGAAAGGCGAATTTCGCGCAGCATGTGCGGAACTGGGCCTGATACTGGTCGCCCCGGATACGTCGCCGCGCGGGGAGGGGGTCGCCGACGATGCACAGGGCGCCTATGACTTCGGCCTTGGCGCGGGCTTCTATGTCGATGCGATGCAGCCGCCCTTTGCGCCCCATTACCGCATGTGGTCCTATGTGACGGAAGAACTGCCCGCACTGGTGGCGGATCAGTTTCCCGCCGATCCGGCGCGGCAGTCGATCATGGGGCACAGCATGGGCGGACATGGTGCGCTGACCATCGGCCTCACCTTTGCGGATCGATACAGGGCGGTGTCGGCCTTCGCGCCGATCGTCGCGCCGTCTCAGGTGCCCTGGGGACAGAAGGCGCTGGGCGGCTATCTCGGTGTGGACCGTTCGGGCTGGCGCAGGCATGATGCGGTCGCGCTGATCGAGGATGGGGCGCGCCTGCCCGACCTGCTGGTCGATCAGGGCGATGCGGACCCGTTTCTGGCGGAGCAACTGCGTCCCGAACTGCTGGCGGAAGCGTGCCGGTCGGCCGGACAGCCACTGACCCTCCGGATGCAGCCCGGCTACGATCACAGCTATTATTTCATCTCCACCTTCATGGGTGAGCATCTGCGCTGGCATGCGGAACGGCTGGCCGTCTGA
- a CDS encoding tyrosine-type recombinase/integrase, which yields MMNAQIERYVALHRSFGRKFDAQERWLRLFASYANDLGDRHIKVERIYDWCRSASSQNVARDRFDHLRRFCLYAHAEDQQHQVPPAGVFGRGKRRRPTPHIIEPEQLRAIMQAALDLPPKGKISPHTYHYLFGLLATTGLRISEALALQCNDVVDDGLVIRNGKFGKQRLLPIQPSTREALDTYLSIRRRLNARGDDLFVTTRGRAPHQTVVHIVFVRLARKLGFRGPTGTKGIRVHDLRHTFAVRSLESCQHDREAIRHHLAALSTYLGHTDVANTYWYLEATPVLLRDIAAAGEQLFRGDAA from the coding sequence ATGATGAACGCTCAGATCGAACGCTATGTCGCGTTACATCGCAGTTTCGGCCGCAAGTTTGACGCGCAGGAACGGTGGCTCCGTCTCTTTGCCAGCTATGCCAACGACCTCGGCGATCGGCACATCAAAGTCGAGCGGATCTACGATTGGTGCCGATCGGCCAGTTCCCAGAACGTGGCCCGGGACAGGTTCGACCACCTCCGCCGCTTCTGCCTCTATGCCCATGCCGAGGATCAGCAGCATCAGGTGCCGCCAGCAGGCGTCTTCGGAAGAGGGAAGCGACGCCGCCCGACACCACATATCATCGAGCCCGAACAACTCAGAGCGATCATGCAGGCCGCCCTTGATCTTCCGCCCAAAGGCAAGATCAGCCCGCATACTTACCACTACCTGTTCGGCCTGCTGGCGACGACCGGCCTGCGGATATCCGAGGCGCTCGCACTCCAGTGTAATGATGTGGTCGACGACGGCCTCGTTATCCGGAACGGCAAATTCGGCAAGCAACGCCTCCTGCCGATCCAGCCATCAACGCGAGAGGCGCTCGATACGTATCTCAGCATTCGCAGAAGGCTGAACGCCCGCGGCGATGATCTGTTCGTCACCACGAGAGGCCGGGCGCCACACCAGACGGTCGTTCACATCGTCTTCGTCAGATTGGCTCGTAAGCTGGGTTTCCGCGGTCCGACCGGAACCAAGGGCATTCGCGTCCACGACCTGAGGCACACCTTCGCCGTTCGGTCGCTGGAGTCCTGCCAGCACGATCGGGAGGCGATCCGGCATCACTTAGCAGCGCTCAGCACCTATCTTGGCCATACGGATGTAGCCAACACATACTGGTATCTCGAAGCAACACCGGTCCTCCTTCGTGACATCGCCGCAGCAGGTGAGCAGCTTTTCCGAGGAGACGCAGCATGA
- a CDS encoding NADH-ubiquinone oxidoreductase-F iron-sulfur binding region domain-containing protein translates to MASVALGADDVARAFEEAGCDVVRTGSRGLFSIEPLVEVEQDGARIGYGPVGPQDVAAVLDGSHAARLGRVDDLPFFASQQRFTFARCGLTDPVSLDDYQAHGGWKGLERARSLPSAEVVEIVTASGLRGRGGAGFPTGIKWKTVLDARSADKFIVCNADEGDSGTFADRMLMEGDPYCLIEGMAIAAHAVGAGHGYIYVRSEYPFAIRTMRAAIEASAHLVAPFTLEVREGAGAYVCGEETALLDSIEGKRGQVRAKPPLPALQGLFGKPTVINNVLSLAAVPFILAEGAEAYASVGFGRSRGTMPVQLAGNVRHGGLYEVGFGITLGELVNDVGGGTASGRAVRAVQVGGPLGAYFPPSMFHLPFDYESFAQAGGLIGHAGITVFDDSVDMAHMARFALKFCAAESCGKCTPCRIGSTRGVEIMDHIIAARGGAPASRTRQEDTGYLGKALYSRAPDRIDVSVDAQVGLLRDLSDVMKHGSLCALGGFTPYPVLSALDYFPEDFGASSPVTEAAE, encoded by the coding sequence ATGGCTTCCGTGGCGCTGGGCGCGGACGATGTTGCGCGCGCATTTGAGGAGGCTGGCTGCGACGTGGTGCGCACCGGCTCCCGCGGGCTCTTTTCCATCGAACCGCTGGTCGAGGTGGAGCAGGATGGCGCGCGCATCGGCTATGGTCCGGTCGGGCCACAGGATGTCGCGGCGGTGCTGGACGGCAGCCACGCGGCCCGGCTGGGACGCGTGGATGACCTCCCCTTCTTCGCCTCGCAGCAGCGGTTCACTTTTGCCCGCTGCGGGCTGACCGATCCGGTCAGTCTGGACGATTATCAGGCCCATGGCGGCTGGAAGGGGCTGGAGCGCGCCCGGTCGCTGCCATCGGCGGAAGTCGTGGAGATCGTCACCGCGTCTGGCCTGCGCGGACGGGGCGGCGCGGGCTTTCCGACCGGCATCAAATGGAAGACGGTGCTGGATGCTCGCTCCGCCGACAAATTCATCGTCTGCAACGCCGACGAAGGCGACAGCGGCACCTTTGCCGATCGCATGCTGATGGAGGGCGACCCCTATTGCCTGATCGAGGGGATGGCGATTGCCGCCCATGCGGTCGGGGCGGGGCATGGCTATATCTACGTCCGCTCCGAATATCCGTTTGCCATCCGCACGATGCGCGCTGCCATCGAAGCGTCGGCGCATCTCGTTGCGCCCTTCACGCTCGAAGTGCGCGAGGGTGCGGGCGCTTATGTCTGCGGCGAGGAAACGGCGTTGCTCGATTCGATCGAGGGCAAGCGCGGACAGGTGCGCGCGAAGCCGCCGCTGCCCGCCTTGCAGGGGCTGTTCGGCAAGCCCACCGTCATCAACAATGTGCTGAGCCTCGCCGCCGTGCCCTTCATCCTTGCGGAGGGCGCGGAAGCCTATGCATCGGTTGGTTTCGGACGGTCCCGCGGCACCATGCCGGTGCAACTGGCGGGCAACGTCAGACATGGCGGCCTTTACGAAGTCGGGTTCGGCATCACGCTGGGCGAACTGGTGAACGATGTGGGCGGCGGCACCGCCAGCGGGCGGGCGGTGCGCGCCGTTCAGGTCGGCGGTCCGCTCGGCGCATACTTCCCGCCCAGCATGTTCCATCTGCCGTTCGATTATGAGAGTTTCGCGCAGGCGGGCGGTCTGATCGGCCATGCCGGTATCACGGTGTTCGACGACAGCGTCGACATGGCGCATATGGCGCGCTTCGCACTGAAATTCTGCGCGGCGGAAAGCTGCGGCAAATGCACGCCCTGCCGGATCGGATCGACCCGCGGCGTCGAGATCATGGACCATATCATCGCGGCGCGCGGCGGCGCACCTGCATCCCGCACCCGGCAAGAGGATACGGGCTATCTCGGCAAGGCGCTCTATTCCCGCGCGCCCGACCGGATCGACGTGTCCGTCGATGCGCAGGTCGGGCTGCTGCGCGACCTGTCCGATGTGATGAAACATGGCTCGCTGTGCGCGCTGGGCGGCTTTACGCCCTATCCGGTTCTGAGCGCGCTCGACTATTTTCCAGAGGATTTCGGGGCGTCTTCGCCCGTGACGGAGGCCGCAGAATGA
- a CDS encoding S-(hydroxymethyl)glutathione dehydrogenase/class III alcohol dehydrogenase, producing MKTRAAVAFEAKKPLEIVEVDLEGPKAGEVLVEIMATGICHTDAYTLDGFDSEGIFPSILGHEGAGVVREVGAGVTSVKPGDHVIPLYTPECRQCKSCLSGKTNLCTAIRATQGKGLMPDGTIRFSYKGQPIFHYMGCSTFSNFTVLPEIAVAKIREDAPFQSSCYIGCGVTTGVGAVINTAKVQVGDNVVIFGLGGIGLNVIQGARLAGASRIIGVDINPDREEWGRKFGMTDFLNSKGLSREETVAKIVEMTDGGADYTFDATGNTEVMRTALEACHRGWGTSIIIGVAEAGKEISTRPFQLVTGRNWRGTAFGGAKGRTDVPKIVDMYMTGKIEIDPMITHVMGLEDINTAFDLMHAGKSIRSVVVF from the coding sequence ATGAAGACCCGCGCCGCCGTCGCCTTCGAAGCCAAAAAGCCTCTGGAGATCGTCGAAGTCGATCTGGAAGGCCCGAAGGCGGGCGAGGTGCTGGTGGAGATCATGGCCACGGGTATCTGCCACACCGATGCCTATACTCTGGACGGTTTCGACAGCGAAGGCATTTTCCCGTCGATCCTCGGCCATGAGGGCGCGGGCGTCGTGCGGGAAGTCGGCGCGGGCGTCACGTCGGTGAAGCCGGGCGATCATGTCATTCCGCTCTACACCCCTGAATGCCGCCAGTGCAAAAGCTGCCTGTCGGGCAAGACGAACCTCTGCACCGCGATCCGCGCGACACAGGGCAAGGGGCTGATGCCCGATGGCACGATCCGCTTTTCCTACAAGGGCCAGCCGATCTTTCACTATATGGGCTGCTCGACCTTCTCCAACTTCACCGTGCTGCCGGAGATTGCTGTCGCTAAGATCCGGGAGGACGCGCCATTTCAGTCGAGCTGCTATATCGGTTGCGGCGTAACCACGGGCGTCGGCGCCGTCATCAACACGGCCAAGGTGCAGGTCGGCGACAATGTCGTCATCTTCGGTCTGGGCGGCATCGGCCTCAACGTGATCCAAGGGGCGCGACTCGCGGGCGCGAGCAGGATCATCGGCGTAGACATCAACCCCGACCGCGAGGAATGGGGCCGCAAGTTCGGCATGACAGACTTCCTCAATTCGAAAGGCCTCTCGCGCGAGGAAACGGTCGCCAAGATCGTCGAGATGACAGATGGCGGCGCCGACTATACCTTCGACGCGACCGGCAATACCGAAGTCATGCGCACTGCGCTGGAGGCCTGCCATCGCGGTTGGGGCACGTCGATCATCATCGGCGTGGCCGAGGCAGGCAAGGAAATCTCCACCCGTCCCTTCCAGCTCGTCACCGGCCGCAACTGGCGCGGCACCGCGTTCGGCGGAGCCAAGGGCCGCACCGACGTGCCCAAGATCGTCGACATGTACATGACCGGCAAGATCGAGATCGACCCGATGATTACTCATGTCATGGGTCTAGAAGACATCAACACCGCCTTCGACCTGATGCACGCAGGCAAAAGCATCCGTTCCGTCGTGGTTTTCTGA
- a CDS encoding formate dehydrogenase subunit delta encodes MSDNPEVMSTADRLVYMAHQIARNMGGAGEEQTARAVADHLIRFWDPRMKDHIVAIARAQQVELSPTVARAIAYLAERQSPDDSGQSAAD; translated from the coding sequence GTGAGCGACAATCCCGAAGTCATGTCGACCGCGGATCGACTGGTGTACATGGCCCATCAGATCGCGCGGAACATGGGCGGCGCCGGAGAGGAGCAGACGGCAAGAGCGGTCGCCGATCACCTCATCCGCTTCTGGGACCCGCGCATGAAGGACCATATCGTCGCGATCGCTCGCGCGCAGCAGGTGGAACTGTCGCCGACCGTGGCGCGCGCGATCGCCTATCTGGCGGAACGGCAGTCGCCTGACGATTCAGGCCAGAGCGCTGCCGACTGA
- a CDS encoding NAD(P)H-dependent oxidoreductase subunit E codes for MEDFISDWVARHGADRDRLLPLLHAIQEEAGHIDPSLVPVLAEALNLSRADIHGVITFYHDFRHEPPARHVVKLCRAESCQARGGAAVEEAATRLLGVPMGEKRGDGRVSIEPVYCLGLCAIGPNALIDGRPVARIDTRMIEQLAVEVNA; via the coding sequence ATGGAAGACTTTATTTCAGACTGGGTCGCGCGACATGGTGCGGACCGGGACAGGCTGCTGCCTCTGCTCCATGCCATTCAGGAAGAGGCCGGCCATATCGACCCGTCGCTTGTCCCTGTGCTCGCCGAGGCGCTGAACCTGTCCCGCGCCGATATTCACGGCGTCATCACCTTCTATCATGATTTCCGTCATGAGCCGCCAGCGCGTCATGTCGTGAAGCTGTGCCGCGCCGAAAGCTGTCAGGCGCGTGGCGGCGCTGCGGTCGAGGAAGCGGCGACGCGGCTTCTGGGCGTGCCGATGGGCGAAAAACGGGGCGACGGCAGGGTCAGCATAGAGCCTGTATATTGCCTTGGGTTATGCGCTATCGGCCCCAACGCCCTGATCGACGGGCGACCGGTGGCGCGAATCGATACCCGGATGATCGAGCAGTTGGCGGTCGAGGTGAACGCGTGA
- a CDS encoding tyrosine-type recombinase/integrase codes for MVAVPDDIDHLDTALADYATFLVQEHYSAASIKSYRSEAAHFAAWMRVSRLRWQDVTDKHVALYAGHSCRCPVYRKRGTLIGHHGPLRRSKGARRFLGFLRDRQILPQAESQPYEDEDLTAYKAWLKAHCGSSAATIRRYSDEVKRWYLLLGPPSDLDAATIRRIVSHRITEVPGSAPTVAGIIRSYVRFLVSRGECDAALQHAFPPIRRYRLGTLPRYMDEATVEGIIASCKTDTAVEIRDKAIILLLARLGLRAGDIWQLRLADIDWNEGCLRVCGKSRRPDRLPLPQDVGDAILDYIERARPPIDEERLFVRVQPPFRPFNSSAEIAGIVARVFHRGAIEGVPTGAHAFRHSLATRMLRAGAGLESVGTILRHRSPATTAIYAKVDVPMLLKVAQDWPGDAA; via the coding sequence ATGGTCGCCGTGCCCGATGATATCGATCATCTGGACACGGCGTTGGCGGATTACGCGACATTCCTCGTGCAGGAGCATTACAGCGCGGCGAGCATCAAGAGCTACCGTTCGGAGGCAGCGCACTTTGCCGCGTGGATGCGCGTTTCTCGCCTGCGCTGGCAGGATGTCACTGATAAGCATGTTGCCTTGTATGCTGGCCACAGCTGTCGTTGCCCGGTTTACCGCAAGCGCGGAACGCTGATCGGCCATCACGGTCCGTTACGCCGCAGTAAGGGCGCGCGGCGCTTCCTTGGATTTTTGCGCGACCGGCAGATACTTCCGCAGGCAGAGAGCCAACCGTATGAAGACGAGGATCTGACAGCCTATAAGGCTTGGCTGAAGGCCCATTGCGGCAGTTCGGCTGCGACGATCCGTCGTTACAGCGACGAAGTGAAGCGCTGGTATTTGTTGCTCGGTCCGCCATCGGATCTGGACGCGGCTACCATCAGAAGAATCGTTAGCCACCGCATCACCGAGGTGCCCGGTTCTGCACCGACCGTCGCCGGCATCATACGGAGCTATGTGCGCTTTCTTGTCTCACGCGGGGAGTGTGACGCGGCGTTGCAACATGCCTTTCCGCCCATCAGGCGCTATCGGCTCGGCACCCTGCCACGCTATATGGACGAGGCGACGGTCGAGGGGATCATTGCGTCCTGCAAAACCGATACTGCGGTCGAGATTCGTGACAAGGCCATCATCCTTCTACTTGCCAGGCTCGGCCTGCGAGCCGGTGACATTTGGCAGCTCCGTCTAGCGGATATCGACTGGAACGAAGGATGTCTGAGGGTATGCGGCAAGAGCAGGCGGCCCGATCGCCTGCCGCTGCCCCAGGATGTAGGGGATGCGATCCTCGACTATATCGAGCGGGCCCGCCCACCGATAGACGAGGAGCGGTTGTTCGTTCGGGTGCAACCTCCATTCCGGCCGTTCAACTCGTCGGCCGAGATCGCAGGCATCGTAGCGCGTGTATTCCATCGGGGCGCCATCGAGGGCGTGCCGACGGGTGCCCATGCCTTCCGGCATTCTCTGGCAACACGGATGCTGCGCGCCGGCGCCGGCCTTGAATCGGTCGGCACGATCCTGCGCCACCGTTCCCCGGCGACCACCGCCATCTACGCCAAGGTCGACGTCCCGATGCTGCTCAAGGTCGCTCAGGATTGGCCGGGAGACGCGGCATGA